In a single window of the Zonotrichia leucophrys gambelii isolate GWCS_2022_RI chromosome 2, RI_Zleu_2.0, whole genome shotgun sequence genome:
- the KIF5B gene encoding kinesin-1 heavy chain isoform X1: MADPAECNIKVMCRFRPLNESEVARGDKYIAKFQGEDTVVIASKPYIFDRVFQSNTSQEQVYNDCAKKIVKDVLEGYNGTIFAYGQTSSGKTHTMEGKLHDPDGMGIIPRIVQDIFNYIYSMDENLEFHIKVSYFEIYLDKIRDLLDVSKTNLSVHEDKNRVPYVKGCTERFVCSPEEVMDTIDEGKSNRHVAVTNMNEHSSRSHSIFLINVKQENTQTEQKLSGKLYLVDLAGSEKVSKTGAEGAVLDEAKNINKSLSALGNVISALAESSTYVPYRDSKMTRILQDSLGGNCRTTIVICCSPSSYNESETKSTLLFGQRAKTIKNTVCVNVELTAEQWKKKYEKEKEKNKTLRNTIQWLENELNRWRNGETVPVDEQFDKEKANLEAFAVDKDITVINDKPATTIGVTGNFTDAERRKCEEEIAKLYKQLDDKDEEINQQSQLVEKLKTQMLDQEELLASTRRDQDNLQAELNRLQAENDASKEEVKEVLQALEELAVNYDQKSQEVEDKAKEYELLSDELNQKSVTLASIDAELQKLKEMTNHQKKRATEMMASLLKDLAEIGIAVGNNDVKQPEGTGMIDEEFTVARLYISKMKSEVKTMVKRCKQLEGTQAESNKKMEENEKELAACQLRISQHEAKIKSLTEYLQNVEQKKRQLEESVDSLNEELVQLRAQEKVHEMEKEHLNKVQTANEVKQAVEQQIQSHRETHQKQISSLRDEVDAKEKLITELQDQNQKMMLEQERLRVEHEKLKATDQEKSRKLHELTVMQDRREQARQDLKGLEETVAKELQTLHNLRKLFVQDLATRVKKSAEIDSDDTGGSAAQKQKISFLENNLEQLTKVHKQLVRDNADLRCELPKLEKRLRATAERVKALESALKEAKENASRDRKRYQQEVDRIKEAVRSKNMARRGHSAQIAKPIRPGQHPAASPTHPSAIRGGGAFTQNSQPVVLRGGGRQDKVC, translated from the exons ATGGCGGACCCGGCGGAGTGTAACATCAAAGTGATGTGTCGCTTCAGGCCCCTCAACGAGTCCGAAGTGGCCCGAGGCGACAAGTACATCGCTAAGTTCCAGGGCGAAGACACCGTCGTCATCGCG TCCAAGCCATATATATTTGACCGTGTATTCCAGTCAAACACATCACAAGAACAAGTGTACAATGACTGTGCTAAAAAGATTGTCAAAG ATGTGCTTGAGGGATACAATGGTACAATATTTGCGTATGGGCAAACATCATCTGGAAAGACACACACTATGGAA GGGAAGCTTCATGACCCAGATGGAATGGGCATTATTCCAAGAATAGTgcaagatatttttaattatatttactCCATGGATGAGAATCTTGAGTTTCATATTAAG GTgtcatattttgaaatatactTGGATAAAATAAGGGACCTTTTGGATG TTTCAAAGACCAATCTTTCTGTTCATGAGGACAAAAATAGAGTTCCCTATGTAAAG ggTTGCACAGAGCGGTTTGTATGTAGTCCAGAGGAAGTTATGGATACTATAGATGAAGGAAAATCCAATCGACATGTAGCAGTTACAA ATATGAATGAACACAGTTCCCGAAGTCATagtatttttcttattaatGTAAAACAAGAGAATACTCAAACAGAACAGAAACTAAGTGGAAAACTTTACCTTGTGGACTTGGCAGGTAGTGAGAAG GTTAGTAAAACTGGAGCAGAAGGTGCTGTGCTGGATGAGGCCAAGAACATCAACAAGTCTTTGTCTGCTCTTGGAAATGTCATCTCAGCCCTGGCTGAAAGCAGT ACATATGTTCCATATCGTGATAGTAAAATGACCAGAATCCTTCAAGATTCACTAGGGGGTAATTGCAGAACCACTATTGTTATTTGCTGTTCTCCATCTTCTTACAACGAATCTGAAACTAAATCTACTCTTCTGTTTGGCCAAAG AGCAAAGACCATTAAGAACACAGTCTGTGTCAATGTGGAGCTCACTGCAGAACAGTGGAAGAAAAAgtatgagaaggaaaaagagaaaaacaagactCTGCGTAACACCATACAGTGGCTGGAAAATGAGCTCAACAGATGGAGGAACG GGGAGACTGTACCAGTTGATGAACAGTTTGACAAGGAGAAGGCCAACTTAGAAGCTTTTGCAGTGGACAAGGATATTACTGTTATTAATGATAAACCAGCTACCACAATTGGAGTAACTGGCAATTTCACTGATGctgagagaaggaaatgtgaGGAAGAAATTGCCAAACTTTACAAACAACTGGATGACAAG GATGAAGAAATTAATCAGCAGAGTCAACTAGTAGAAAAACTGAAGACACAAATGTTGGATCAGGAAGAG CTTCTGGCATCAACCAGACGGGACCAAGACAACCTGCAAGCAGAGTTGAATCGCCTTCAGGCTGAAAATGATGCTTCTAAAGAGGAAGTGAAGGAGGTGCTACAAGCCCTTGAAGAATTAGCTGTCAACTATGATCAGAAGTCTCAGGAAGTAGAAGATAAGGCAAAGGAATATGAACTGCTTAGTGATGAACTCAATCAAAAATCG GTCACTTTAGCCAGTATAGATGCAGAGCTTCAGAAACTTAAAGAAATGACCAACCATCAGAAGAAACGAGCAACAGAAATGATGGCCTCCTTACTAAAGGATCTTGCAGAAATTGGAATTGCAGTAGGAAATAATGATGTCAAG CAGCCTGAGGGAACTGGCATGATAGATGAGGAATTCACAGTTGCAAGGCTGTACATTAGCAAAATGAAATCAGAAGTGAAAACAATGGTGAAGCGTTGCAAACAGTTAGAAGGCACACAAGCTGAAAGCAataagaaaatggaagaaaatgaaaaggagttGGCTGCCTGCCAGCTCCGGATCTCACAG CATGAAGCCAAGATCAAGTCACTGACTGAATATCTTCAGAATGTGGAACAGAAAAAGAGGCAGCTGGAAGAATCTGTGGATTCCCTTAATGAGGAATTAGTTCAACTCCGAGCACAGG AAAAGGTCCATGAAATGGAGAAAGAGCACTTAAATAAGGTTCAAACTGCAAATGAAGTCAAG CAAGCTGTGGAGCAGCAAATTCAGAGCCATCGTGAGACACATCAGAAACAAATCAGTAGCCTGAGGGATGAAGTTGATGCAAAGGAGAAGCTCATCACTGAGCTTCAAGA CCAAAACCAGAAGATGATGCTTGAACAGGAACGTCTGAGAGTTGAACATGAGAAGCTGAAAGCGACTGAtcaggagaaaagcagaaaacttcATGAGCTTAC GGTTATGCAGGACAGACGGGAACAAGCAAGGCAAGATTTAAAGGGTTTGGAAGAGACTGTG GCAAAAGAGCTTCAGACTCTTCACAATCTTCGGAAGCTGTTTGTTCAAGATCTGGCTACTAGAGTGAAAAAG AGTGCTGAGATCGACTCAGATGATACAGGAGGCAGTGctgcacagaaacagaagattTCCTTCCTGGAGAATAATCTTGAACAGCTTACAAAGGTTCACAAGCAG CTGGTACGTGATAATGCTGATCTGCGCTGCGAACTCCCTAAACTGGAGAAGCGACTGAGAGCCACGGCTGAGAGGGTGAAAGCTCTGGAGTCTGCCCTGAAGGAGGCCAAAGAGAACGCTTCTCGCGACCGCAAGCGCTACCAGCAGGAGGTCGATCGCATAAAGGAAGCTGTGAGATCCAAGAATATGGCCAGAAGGGGACATTCGGCACAAATTG CTAAGCCTATTCGCCCTGGCCAGcatccagcagcttctccaacTCATCCAAGTGCAATTCGCGGCGGAGGTGCGTTCACTCAGAACAGCCAGCCAGTTGTGCTGCGCGGAGGCGGGCGGCAGGACAAAGT TTGCTGA
- the KIF5B gene encoding kinesin-1 heavy chain isoform X2 encodes MADPAECNIKVMCRFRPLNESEVARGDKYIAKFQGEDTVVIASKPYIFDRVFQSNTSQEQVYNDCAKKIVKDVLEGYNGTIFAYGQTSSGKTHTMEGKLHDPDGMGIIPRIVQDIFNYIYSMDENLEFHIKVSYFEIYLDKIRDLLDVSKTNLSVHEDKNRVPYVKGCTERFVCSPEEVMDTIDEGKSNRHVAVTNMNEHSSRSHSIFLINVKQENTQTEQKLSGKLYLVDLAGSEKVSKTGAEGAVLDEAKNINKSLSALGNVISALAESSTYVPYRDSKMTRILQDSLGGNCRTTIVICCSPSSYNESETKSTLLFGQRAKTIKNTVCVNVELTAEQWKKKYEKEKEKNKTLRNTIQWLENELNRWRNGETVPVDEQFDKEKANLEAFAVDKDITVINDKPATTIGVTGNFTDAERRKCEEEIAKLYKQLDDKDEEINQQSQLVEKLKTQMLDQEELLASTRRDQDNLQAELNRLQAENDASKEEVKEVLQALEELAVNYDQKSQEVEDKAKEYELLSDELNQKSVTLASIDAELQKLKEMTNHQKKRATEMMASLLKDLAEIGIAVGNNDVKPEGTGMIDEEFTVARLYISKMKSEVKTMVKRCKQLEGTQAESNKKMEENEKELAACQLRISQHEAKIKSLTEYLQNVEQKKRQLEESVDSLNEELVQLRAQEKVHEMEKEHLNKVQTANEVKQAVEQQIQSHRETHQKQISSLRDEVDAKEKLITELQDQNQKMMLEQERLRVEHEKLKATDQEKSRKLHELTVMQDRREQARQDLKGLEETVAKELQTLHNLRKLFVQDLATRVKKSAEIDSDDTGGSAAQKQKISFLENNLEQLTKVHKQLVRDNADLRCELPKLEKRLRATAERVKALESALKEAKENASRDRKRYQQEVDRIKEAVRSKNMARRGHSAQIAKPIRPGQHPAASPTHPSAIRGGGAFTQNSQPVVLRGGGRQDKVC; translated from the exons ATGGCGGACCCGGCGGAGTGTAACATCAAAGTGATGTGTCGCTTCAGGCCCCTCAACGAGTCCGAAGTGGCCCGAGGCGACAAGTACATCGCTAAGTTCCAGGGCGAAGACACCGTCGTCATCGCG TCCAAGCCATATATATTTGACCGTGTATTCCAGTCAAACACATCACAAGAACAAGTGTACAATGACTGTGCTAAAAAGATTGTCAAAG ATGTGCTTGAGGGATACAATGGTACAATATTTGCGTATGGGCAAACATCATCTGGAAAGACACACACTATGGAA GGGAAGCTTCATGACCCAGATGGAATGGGCATTATTCCAAGAATAGTgcaagatatttttaattatatttactCCATGGATGAGAATCTTGAGTTTCATATTAAG GTgtcatattttgaaatatactTGGATAAAATAAGGGACCTTTTGGATG TTTCAAAGACCAATCTTTCTGTTCATGAGGACAAAAATAGAGTTCCCTATGTAAAG ggTTGCACAGAGCGGTTTGTATGTAGTCCAGAGGAAGTTATGGATACTATAGATGAAGGAAAATCCAATCGACATGTAGCAGTTACAA ATATGAATGAACACAGTTCCCGAAGTCATagtatttttcttattaatGTAAAACAAGAGAATACTCAAACAGAACAGAAACTAAGTGGAAAACTTTACCTTGTGGACTTGGCAGGTAGTGAGAAG GTTAGTAAAACTGGAGCAGAAGGTGCTGTGCTGGATGAGGCCAAGAACATCAACAAGTCTTTGTCTGCTCTTGGAAATGTCATCTCAGCCCTGGCTGAAAGCAGT ACATATGTTCCATATCGTGATAGTAAAATGACCAGAATCCTTCAAGATTCACTAGGGGGTAATTGCAGAACCACTATTGTTATTTGCTGTTCTCCATCTTCTTACAACGAATCTGAAACTAAATCTACTCTTCTGTTTGGCCAAAG AGCAAAGACCATTAAGAACACAGTCTGTGTCAATGTGGAGCTCACTGCAGAACAGTGGAAGAAAAAgtatgagaaggaaaaagagaaaaacaagactCTGCGTAACACCATACAGTGGCTGGAAAATGAGCTCAACAGATGGAGGAACG GGGAGACTGTACCAGTTGATGAACAGTTTGACAAGGAGAAGGCCAACTTAGAAGCTTTTGCAGTGGACAAGGATATTACTGTTATTAATGATAAACCAGCTACCACAATTGGAGTAACTGGCAATTTCACTGATGctgagagaaggaaatgtgaGGAAGAAATTGCCAAACTTTACAAACAACTGGATGACAAG GATGAAGAAATTAATCAGCAGAGTCAACTAGTAGAAAAACTGAAGACACAAATGTTGGATCAGGAAGAG CTTCTGGCATCAACCAGACGGGACCAAGACAACCTGCAAGCAGAGTTGAATCGCCTTCAGGCTGAAAATGATGCTTCTAAAGAGGAAGTGAAGGAGGTGCTACAAGCCCTTGAAGAATTAGCTGTCAACTATGATCAGAAGTCTCAGGAAGTAGAAGATAAGGCAAAGGAATATGAACTGCTTAGTGATGAACTCAATCAAAAATCG GTCACTTTAGCCAGTATAGATGCAGAGCTTCAGAAACTTAAAGAAATGACCAACCATCAGAAGAAACGAGCAACAGAAATGATGGCCTCCTTACTAAAGGATCTTGCAGAAATTGGAATTGCAGTAGGAAATAATGATGTCAAG CCTGAGGGAACTGGCATGATAGATGAGGAATTCACAGTTGCAAGGCTGTACATTAGCAAAATGAAATCAGAAGTGAAAACAATGGTGAAGCGTTGCAAACAGTTAGAAGGCACACAAGCTGAAAGCAataagaaaatggaagaaaatgaaaaggagttGGCTGCCTGCCAGCTCCGGATCTCACAG CATGAAGCCAAGATCAAGTCACTGACTGAATATCTTCAGAATGTGGAACAGAAAAAGAGGCAGCTGGAAGAATCTGTGGATTCCCTTAATGAGGAATTAGTTCAACTCCGAGCACAGG AAAAGGTCCATGAAATGGAGAAAGAGCACTTAAATAAGGTTCAAACTGCAAATGAAGTCAAG CAAGCTGTGGAGCAGCAAATTCAGAGCCATCGTGAGACACATCAGAAACAAATCAGTAGCCTGAGGGATGAAGTTGATGCAAAGGAGAAGCTCATCACTGAGCTTCAAGA CCAAAACCAGAAGATGATGCTTGAACAGGAACGTCTGAGAGTTGAACATGAGAAGCTGAAAGCGACTGAtcaggagaaaagcagaaaacttcATGAGCTTAC GGTTATGCAGGACAGACGGGAACAAGCAAGGCAAGATTTAAAGGGTTTGGAAGAGACTGTG GCAAAAGAGCTTCAGACTCTTCACAATCTTCGGAAGCTGTTTGTTCAAGATCTGGCTACTAGAGTGAAAAAG AGTGCTGAGATCGACTCAGATGATACAGGAGGCAGTGctgcacagaaacagaagattTCCTTCCTGGAGAATAATCTTGAACAGCTTACAAAGGTTCACAAGCAG CTGGTACGTGATAATGCTGATCTGCGCTGCGAACTCCCTAAACTGGAGAAGCGACTGAGAGCCACGGCTGAGAGGGTGAAAGCTCTGGAGTCTGCCCTGAAGGAGGCCAAAGAGAACGCTTCTCGCGACCGCAAGCGCTACCAGCAGGAGGTCGATCGCATAAAGGAAGCTGTGAGATCCAAGAATATGGCCAGAAGGGGACATTCGGCACAAATTG CTAAGCCTATTCGCCCTGGCCAGcatccagcagcttctccaacTCATCCAAGTGCAATTCGCGGCGGAGGTGCGTTCACTCAGAACAGCCAGCCAGTTGTGCTGCGCGGAGGCGGGCGGCAGGACAAAGT TTGCTGA